The region ctctaataatataatagtataaCGATTACAGCTAGTAGGTATAGCGAGGCTTGTACTTTCCCAGTAAAATCCAAATCATTTGACCATTGAAAATGGGGCAGATTTCACTTACAATTTTGAAactaaaaagttatttattttacattcgaAGATCGCGTatacaaaccaagtatagtcaaatttagattttacgattgaatattttttgtttatcgtTTATTAAACTAAAGAGAGAAACCGCCTGAAAAGTGGTATTATCTTTAAAACATATTCGTTTATTttggtgtacctacctacctaatatgtGGTAAATTTTATCTtcacagtgtttttttttaacaatacgaCATAACAATGTtctttgaaaataggtacatgACAAATATTAATgcgatattttttatgtaagagACTCTATATGTGAGAGAATTACGAAGAACAGGAaaattttattcagtttttgTAGCAGTGAGTTTTAAGGCCTTTATTCAATAGAAGGTACGAgtacatatacatataggtattctctttaaccctgcaactccttgctacctcaaagagcgatttagctatgttaattaaattaaatgtgatgccgtctcaaacaaacaaaacaaatagagacagcatcacacctaaccgccagttaacactaatcaatggatggtgaaacggccccttagtgtaagttttcggttacaaaatacgtctcgatcgcgttcgcgttaaaatctctttttttatggaaatacgaacatcgcaaacgttccgctagaggcgcttaCACTAAGAACcgaaccgaaaacttacactacgggtactgttcgttgctctcagaactttcttcttactattatgtatttttgatattggtctaatgtaatgtaaattcaccaactgctaaaatgtattccttacttctccatccattccattgtaaaggttgcctggaagagatcgctctgtggcgataaggccgcctattgctgaCCTCAAAATctctgtgttggtgtgcaataaagagttattgtattgtattgtaggtacatcgtgcttttttatttttgtaattataaagCATTTCGAGGTCAATTAAAGTTAGGTAGTTTCTATAAGGGACACGTCATTTAATTCAAACGGACCTACTGTTTgaaatatcatcattatcatcaccatcatcatatcggccataggacgtccactgctaggcTTAGGAAGCCCCCATACCTTCCAGTTGAAATATAgtacttaattattatgttttgcCAATAAAGAAATTCCAAGGCAGTCgggattttcattttttaaatttaatgttttttattttatacttttttgatatttctgtgaaaaacgtagattaaaagtattataacccatatatatttagaatgggctaattattagctttcatttgattcccatattgttacaatacaaaatatattttttaaatcaaatcatACTATCAATACATAAATGAAAAGTGTCAAttagtagagtaggcagccctatcaCGTATTATATGTACGGATGcttatatatactgagcggcaaaaaatctggccctcaaatgtatgcagtacttACTcgtaacaggtaattttgtatgtagagtgggccaaattttgtgctgctgagttaTAGCTGATATATAAGATTACACGATAGGACACTGAAAAGGGCCTCCACTCACTTTACTGGTGTATCCAGTCAAACATAAGTATATGTTATTATGACTATCTGCTGCCatatttataacatttaatttaaaaataccttgtattttagaatataatataatacctacatatacaaTAAGCAATAATAACGTCTTCGAAAAGATGGTAGTCGTGATGTCAAAccagtttttaaccgacttaaaaaaaggaggagaaCCAATTTGGttgtacttttttatgtttgttgccttcagaactccgtcatttaaggaccgatttgtttttttttttcgtttgtataGGAATACCTGCAATTAGGTACCATAAACACcaaccaagtcaggatctgatgattgaatcCAAAGggaatcgagggaactcttcaaatattgtagggacacctatttgaatatattattagtagaaactcgtgcatttgctcttgaaaatcatcattaatTGGTGAAGGTGAATTGGAACTAATGATaaagtgaagaccacagttgactaCCGTAGCaataataacaagtatttcacgggatgaatttcaattactttgacacagttacCATATGGTGAAAtagaacgggtggtgaagcaccaggactcctcaatttaatgaacgtctctgcatcggaaaaaaacaatctttcgtaaaaggtgacgagcagttgatattatttaaactattgtacttatcttagattatttacactaaaaagcgtgaaaaaaaaattggaccgGCCAATCGCAAGGTAGCCCAATGTCTTTTTTAAATCCTTCATTAAGATCATCGTACACTTAAATCAAAATCTCACTCTTGGTACCAATCAGAAGAATCGAGAATGAGGCATGTCTAGAACGAAGTACCGCAAAAAATACTGGGACCCTGCATCCGCAAACATGCTTCTGGCGCTGCAAAACTTATGTTCGTATGCTTCATAATCCTATGAGCTAAAGACAACTCCCTTAATAAATGTTTGTAcaactaaaattatataaatacataaatatgttTTACACCTTGCGAGCTGTTACCGgaaactaaaattttaataatgccTTACGTCACTCAACCATTGTGTTCGTTGGTTAAAAAAACTGATCTTTTGACATTGCCGAGTATAGCATATCAATATTATCGTCGTTTCAACACATGTATGTATTAGTCCTTTACTCGTCAATTGACAACCGGATACCTAAGTTGCTAGTGACCCTGACTACGAACCTGTTACGGGATCGATTCCCGtgacgggcaaatatttgtacgaTGATACCATatgatacgaatgtttgtacttgtgccttggatgtttgtaaaggctgaccagaataaataaaaaaacctcgccatattacGGAAAACCAATAgtactaatttcttgcactggtaacaacaaattaaaatgtcatctgtctattgctgtcaaagtttaacgttgtttgcgcgtcgtattttaaagtgttattttgtatttttgtgcgttaaaatgcggAAGATCATCCATAGCCTTGggaggaaaataattcacaatgtataaaagtatttatcatagaaaaagtctgatggattagaaaatattccttgaAATagcatcaccgacaccgttgtcaatatgacggTGGGTACCGTATAGTACCGTAAGGTTGGGATACTTTGACCCATTGAagggttactttggcccatatgaaaaccacataaagAAGGGCCCAACCAAAACATAACGCGATCGAACGATTAATACTAACCACAtggcaaagagccatattctcaaagcataataataaaacaagaaCCGAGTTAATCCCAAGGATAAAAGTTACCGTTCAGGGCCAAAGTAACCCGAACCTACGGTAAGTCTAaataatgttgcaatataaaacgtagaagtgctgccctcgcgtcaggtaatagggtatctgcaatacccctggtgttgcagatgtttaacCTGTCCTTTCCCAGAGGCACAACTTAGTggccaaattcctttgatcctgttatactgggagatgacagattaattgtttatgggcgatggtgatctcttaccatcaagagacccacttgctcgtatcgtatgccatccagtcgaaaaaaaagggtttttatattcctgttcagtctatatatttatctacatatacATGTACGTCTATCGTTGGTCTAACACCCATAGTTACAGTACCTGGttataaagattgcacatcagTCACATCACTACAGTGCTTtgattctagcatggtgcgggtgacacttgttgatgcacgtttcgttttactcaaaaaaagttgctgtggtctttttaaatattgcctgaatatgactggcgtaaaatatctgaacataaAGAattatgttatacgaaataattTAGGcaatcagatttttataatcaattaatcaaaATCAAAGCACAactaagtgaagaaacgtaatatgcatgtaacgtaacaccagggactcgtttagtgatgcgacctaatggatcttgagttatattggttcttattaattggtaagtaacgacaatccttgcaaactccgtttagtcttacttaagtggcaaataaaattccaacctagaatttcactaatattctcatcaaaattagcgcaATAATCGAATTAATGaagacattaattatgattaggattttaaattattacttttatcgactcttcttcttcttctcttttaaaatatgccttttctgtcctaattattacgacaatttcgccagtgtcaaagtaaactctccttgagagggacgttggacggtgattgtagtttttgcaacttgatagtaaaattccagaaaccacgtggagacaacttgcgcattaaaaatgtcagactcgagagcaatatagaattttgtgatcactgttcactgtgtTTTcaattcccgcgtcggggcagatatatattgtatgtattggGGGGGGtgtatatattgtatttaatgttttcatgtgtttttctgtatttttattttattttatttgtgttaattttgctgtatatgtgtgtcttctgtgtaagtgaataaatgtcttctttctttctttctttctttatattttaagtatgtatctatatctatataattatatttatccgttgtttagtacccataaaacaagctttgctaagcttactttgggataatgatatttatttatttatttattttgttaagggtaatcgccgcataaatcactatcaaaattatacttaaactagccaaagaaacagaaatagaaaaatTAGATATTGATTACATCCACCATGCTATGCcattcgaatgctacaaatcgaaatCTTTTATCGACTAAGTTTCGACAGCCTTGTGATATTGACaactgtcacccgcaccatgcgaCAAAGAAAGTACTGTCAACGAACTCTATCCTGTAAATCTTCCACAGCTAACCCCTTTTGTTTTCCATCTTCAGGTCCAGGCTCATGGAAACCCGCTGTCATCAAGCCGAAGAGCCTGACGAGCCTCTATCTCTCAGTCATGGGTCCCGGCCACGTCCTCAGGGCCAGATGGACGCGCTACGACTATTATCATGCAGCTGACATCGCCAAGCATCCAGGGTTTGACATGAACAAGAAGACTTTCATGTATGTGGCTGGATACCTGGATGCTACCACGCTGCCGCTGGGAAGAACTATGGGGGAGATCTATAAGAAACTTGGCTACAACGTGCTCATATTGGATACCTTGGAGTTTACTGCCAAGGAATTTCCTGTGTAagtatttatcatcatcataatcatcatcaacatcatcatcaacatcatcatcaacatcatcatcaacatcatcatcatcgtcatcatatcaaCCGTAGGAGGGCTATGTATGGGGTAGGCTAGGCATGTCCATTAGTTGGGCATACATAGGCGAGGCCTCTACCATCGTTTACCTAAGTATTACTTTGATACAAGAACGTTTTTTAGGATTCTGtacttcaaaagaaaaaaaggatctttataggatcactctgATGTccatttgtttgtctgtctgtctatgacgttaaaatgacaaggtacaaaagtgatcacttatttatcacgttgactgtaggtactcaAAATGACATTGATCATGTGTGTGTCTTGATTATCGAAACAACTGTTGCTTGAaactaagtatttaaaatatttgtattgttccaatccattataaaaatatcacttttacgttatttttcacatattcattatttattagattGATATTGGTACTTGCTACATTTTAATTGAATATCGTTATGGTTTTcgtcttgtttgtttttttttaatattgctcTGTCCGtttgaggacaattttgccagtgtatAGTAggtttgccgttgtacggtaaaaaaaaaacagaaaacgaaatatgagacgtaatggtggatgaacgatgccAGCGCGTTTGGTTTTCGTCTTGCTTGCTGCACGTGTGGTTGACCGTCTcaattgtcaatgtcaatgCCATGCTTGTGTTGGTAACGCTGATCATAAACGGTCGCGTTCATAATTAGATACGGTCCGGTCGTACGATCagcgtgcaatgacggcctcacggtcccaacggaagaccagcgctatAGCCCAACAACTTCGTGCGTGACCGTCCCCAGGAATGAGACGCGGTGTCGGGGGCGAGGGTAGCACGTCATGTCTGCACGTAGATAAATTTGCTGAAATATATCTAAAGATAAGTAGTAAGTAACCGTTTATGAGACCTAGAAGTAAGAACACAAAATAAGTGCTTAATCTAAAGTTTCTTTATCAAGAGAAGGAAATAGAAAGACGGTTAAAACTGTTGTTACTTTATGAAAGTGTGCCACTGTGAAATTTTTCGCTGTATGACGCTTTCCGCGAAATTATCTATGTCTatgtcaattatttttttaggatgATGATTTTTTGTGGCGATTTAAAAGATACGCTGGTGCCGTGTAATTGTGGTTTGCAAGAAACCAGTAGCTTCAGAGACGATTTTTGCCAAATTAATGTCATTGACATATTCAGATGTAGAACTGTAATTTCTGcgtagtttaaaatatttgtacgcatTATGCACTATCTTTTGTCTGTCGATTCATCTCCGGATTGTAATCTCATGTAGTCGAACGTTTTGTGACATAGCCTCTGTAGACCGTGCAGCCGGTTCaactgcgcgggcgcacgttGGCAAGCGGTTTAACTCCCCGCTACCCCTCCAATCCCCGCTGACGTCTATAGTACCTCGCCCCCGCCACCGCGTATAATTCCTAGGGAGGGTCGCGCACGAGGTGCTCGGACTAACTATAGCTCTTGAGCTGGCATTATGCTGatgtgggtccgtttcgtgattTGTAACTTACCTACTCTGTTTCCTCGTCTGTCTGTCCTTTCTGTAATTGTCTTTAAGTTACTCAtccaaataaatgtattttttttctataaatgcaaaagtttgtaagtctgtttgtttgtttgttacctcatcacgcctaaaccgcaGAACCAATTTAGACAAAATTCTGTACAaagataatttgagtcccgaGAAAGGGCATTAAACATGATAGTTTtattctgggaaattgcatagttcgcgcggaatagcaataaacgatttctagaatagaataaatttatttggtttaaaaaaatacatgaaatcttaatctGGATATAGTTAACAGTGTACCAAAATGGATGGCACTCAGCAAATGCCGATATCAGAAATTATTCAGTTatggcgctggttttcagggcaACCAAGAAAATACAACAGAATACTTTCGCTCTGTCCCACATCCAGGCAACTAGCTCACGagccggcgctgcggctgatcaggcccaactcctcaagcgccgcaagtaaaagattacgagtttgcggcgcttgctgttgagactctagggccttggtcagccgatatgaagtgtttcataaaggccctttcttcccggttgatcgacacctctggggacccaagagctggtacgtatttatcccagcggatcgcacttgcggtccaaaggggtaatgcggccagcatcatgggaactctgccacaggcagatcttttggacggggttttctttttataatttttatttcatagtaacatattagatatacttagttaaggtttcttaggtaagttttctttgtcttcttcttattagtattattttattttattcaatatatatatacttcTATTTGACATTAGGTTTAATATACGTGTGTAGTACTTACAGAATAATTATAAAGCTAGACAAAACCAAAGTTTAAgaacttacattttcttacactgtgacaACTATAAATGTTGACTACTTAACATGTGGAGAGATATGTTGCAGGTAAATTAAAACCGCAACAAAATAGTAATAGGTATTACACAGATCAATCAGGTTTCCAACGACACGCAACGTCATGCAAAGTGCAAGATTTGCATGAATAAAACGAATGATTAAATCTCAGTGTGGGCCCACGTCGGCTTATGTATTGGATATTTAAAGGTCGATTAAATACttttcaattataattttgaaggATGAAAAGGATGACGAGGAATTATACGTGAGCaatattgaaatgttcaaaactcTCTAGATAAAATATATCCCTAACCACTTTTGATGACTGTAACAATAAGTCAGAGAGTGCATCAATAGTGGTGGCGCAGCCGTAGTTTTAGTTCGTAAGCAAATAACGTTCCCCGAATCTTAAACGATAGCTTTTCTATTTCAGAGCCGTACGTTTCATGCGTCCCATTGGTTTCCACGTGGCAGAGATGCTTGCCAACCTGACCAGTCTTGGATTGGATCCCAAGAAGCTCGAGCTGGTGGGCCTCAGTCTTGGAGGACAGACTATGAGCTTCATAGCCAAGAGCTACCGTCAAATAACTGGCAGGAACATCTCCTCACTTACGGGGCTGGACCCGGCTGGACCTTGCTTTAGACACCTGGGACCTGGTAAGTTATTTACCTTAACCGTATACGATGGCAGTATCTGGTTCAAAACTCAACCCCTGAGTCAGGTGAATTATCACCCGAGGGTTATGTTATTAATAATCTTTGTAGATGACCATTGGGACCGAaatgttctcgaatggagaccgcggatcggcaagcgcagcgcagGACGTCCATCAACGCGAAAAATGGATAACCTGATTAAAACCACGGGTTCACAGGGGATGCAGGCCACAGAACCAAAACAACTgcaggtctatggggaaggcgaatgtccaacagtggacgtcctacggctgataatgatgatgatgatgatgatgaatcttaaTAAAAACCTATCTATATTTTAAAATCCAAATTAAGTTTCGTAATATCTGTATTATAATATagcttaatataattaataaacggAACAAACAGAAAATATCATTGgattaaaactaacctaaaatatCCTATAATCTACCATAAAATTCATAGACCATAAGGCACGGTATGTTTCCAATCACGTTGCCAATCATCTTGTTTACAATGGTTCATGATCCAGTTACGGAAATTTTTCATTTCGCATTTGTTTTCCAGACCAAAGACTGGATCCCTCCGATGCCGACTTTGTCCTCTGCGTTACCACAAACATGGACGGCTTTGGCATAGCCACCCCCGTCGGTCACGTCACCTTCTACGTCAACGGCGGCGAATACCAACCAGGAGACGTCTGGTGGTTACCATGCACCATAATATGCAGCCACGTTCGCTCCTTCGCCCTCTGGGTATCAGCTCTACGCAACCCTCATACCTTCATTGGCATCCAATGCGATACAATCCAGCAAGCGAGGAACAACGATTGCTATGATAGAACCCCTATGGTCACTAATACCATGGACTTGTACACTGATAGAACTAAACCAGGGATATATTACTTGGCCACGCTTAATAGGTATCCCTACTTTTTGGGACAGGGGGGGATTGAAAGGAAGCATGAGGAGACTTTCAAGGAATTAAGATCTATTAATGCTAAAGATGTATTGATTGCACGGTGAGGTTGTACGgtgtaaatatttcaagataTTGGAACTATGAACTTAAACTACCAGTTAGACCATAGGATAATCAGAGCTAAAGTGAAACTAAGGAACCTTAAGGATAGTAGAGTTAAATACACTAATAATCATACAAAACAAGTAAAAGATTAAGAAGATGTCCCTAAGTACAGGTAAGCCTTATCAGAAATGCTAACTATATAGTCATTGTGCCTACC is a window of Choristoneura fumiferana chromosome 8, NRCan_CFum_1, whole genome shotgun sequence DNA encoding:
- the LOC141430176 gene encoding pancreatic lipase-related protein 2-like isoform X1, yielding MGQRFLKVGFFAVIFLVSVSGVNYDKVAEGFNTGFASNCPGSWKPAVIKPKSLTSLYLSVMGPGHVLRARWTRYDYYHAADIAKHPGFDMNKKTFMYVAGYLDATTLPLGRTMGEIYKKLGYNVLILDTLEFTAKEFPVAVRFMRPIGFHVAEMLANLTSLGLDPKKLELVGLSLGGQTMSFIAKSYRQITGRNISSLTGLDPAGPCFRHLGPDQRLDPSDADFVLCVTTNMDGFGIATPVGHVTFYVNGGEYQPGDVWWLPCTIICSHVRSFALWVSALRNPHTFIGIQCDTIQQARNNDCYDRTPMVTNTMDLYTDRTKPGIYYLATLNRYPYFLGQGGIERKHEETFKELRSINAKDVLIAR
- the LOC141430176 gene encoding pancreatic lipase-related protein 2-like isoform X2 translates to MGPGHVLRARWTRYDYYHAADIAKHPGFDMNKKTFMYVAGYLDATTLPLGRTMGEIYKKLGYNVLILDTLEFTAKEFPVAVRFMRPIGFHVAEMLANLTSLGLDPKKLELVGLSLGGQTMSFIAKSYRQITGRNISSLTGLDPAGPCFRHLGPDQRLDPSDADFVLCVTTNMDGFGIATPVGHVTFYVNGGEYQPGDVWWLPCTIICSHVRSFALWVSALRNPHTFIGIQCDTIQQARNNDCYDRTPMVTNTMDLYTDRTKPGIYYLATLNRYPYFLGQGGIERKHEETFKELRSINAKDVLIAR